The sequence ATCGTGGTTCGCGACGGCACCGCAGACGGACTCCCGACCGGCCTCCTGAGCGAGTACGCGCTCCGCCTGCTGGGCGAACTCAACGGCGTCCTCCTGCTCAGCGAGGCTGGCAAGCTCGACGTCCGTTGGCTGGGCATCCCCACACCCGACGGCCTGATGGTCGGCGCGAAGCTGCTGGGCGAGCTCGCGGGCGGCACGCACCACGTGGGCGCGTTCCGCTAGCCCCTCAGTGGCTGAGCTCCCAGTGGCAGCCCGCGTTCACGGCGGCGTAGCCCGCCGAGAAGTCGGTGGACGCGTTGTAGGTCCAGAGTTCGCTCGCGGCCGCGAACGTGGTGGTGGCGCCATCCGGCGCGCGGCACGTGCACTCGTAGGGCGGCGCGGCGCTTCGAGCCGGGTCGGTCCCCACGCAGGTCACTTCGAAGGTCCCGCCGCGGCACTCGAACGTGACGTTGGGGGTCCCGTAGGAGTGGGTGCAGGCTCCCTGCGCGTCACAGCCCGCGACGAACACAAAGAGCAGGGCGAGGCGCGTGAGCGTGGTCATGCGGGGCAGCGTCTCACCCGCGCTCGGCGGCCGCAAGCGAGCGCGCTGAATGGCGAGGGCCCGAGTAGGCGTAGTCCTCGAGGTCGAAATGGCCGCTCTGCCACCACAGCCGGAGGCCCGTGTGCGGCCGCACGAACGGCGAGTCGCCGTGCTTGTCGAAGTAGTAGCTGTTGGAGGCCGCGCAGCCTGGCTGCGTGAAGATGGTGCTCTCCATGCGGCGCCGCATGTCTTCGGTGTAGGCGTCGTGGGGCGCCTGCTTCACCACCACGCGCGTGGCCGAGCGCCGCTGCGTCTCGCGGATGCAGCGCACGATGTGCCGCACGTTGGCCTCGATGATGCTGAACCACGAGGCACCCGTGACCGAGTAGGGCCCGTTCATGAGCCAGAAGTTGGGCGCCTGCGGCACCGAGATGCCCTCGTAGTTCTGGTAGCGCTGCTGGTCCCAGTAGGCTCCCAGCTCCACGCCAGAGAGGCCCACCACCGGGAACGCGGGCATAGCGCCCAGCTCCAGCACCTTGAAGCCAGTGGCCAGGATCAGCGTGTCGATGGGGCGCTCCCGGCCGTCCGCCGTGATGATGGCGTGCTCCGTGATGCGCGCGATGGGCTCGGTGATCAGCTCGGTGTTCGGGCGGTTGAACGTGCTCAGGTAGCGGTTCGAGAACGACGGTCGCTTGCAGCCGAACGAGTAGCGCGGGGTGAGCTTGCGACGCACCTCGGGGTCCTTCACCTGACGCTGCAGGTGCTCCAGGCAGACTCGCTCCATGGCGCGCACCAAGAACGGGAACTTGGTGTGCTGCACCACGCCCAGCACCATGATCACCTCGGTGGCGGCGCTGGTCACCACGCGCATCAGCTGCTGCGTGGGCGGCGCGGCCTCGAAGAGCGCCTGCACCTCTCTGGCAATCGCGAAGTCCACCTTGGGCATGACCCAGATCGCGGTGCGCTGATAGACGTCGAGCTGCTGCGCGCCTCCGGCGATCTCGGGGATGAGCTGCAGCGCCGAGGCCCCTGTCCCAATCACCGCGATGCGCTTGCCGCGCAGGTCGGCGTCGTGGTTCCAGCGCGCGGTGTGGATGACCTGGCCAGCGAATCGCGCCACCCCCTCGATGTCCGGTATGTGCGGCTTGTCGAGCGGTCCCACGGCGCCGACGAGGAAGCGGGTGGTGATCACGCCCTCGCTCGTGTGCACCCGCCAGACGTCGAGGCGCTCGTCGAACACCGCCTGCTCCACGTACGTGTGGAGGCGCAGGTGCCGGCGCAGGTCGTACTTGTCGGCGCAGTGCTCGGCATAGGCGCGCAGCTCTCTCCCCGGCGCGAACGCACGCGACCAGTCCGGGTTCGGCTCGAACGAGTAGCTGTACGTGGTCGAGGGGATGTCCACGGCCACGCCCGGATACGTGTTGTGCCGCCACACGCCGCCCACGCCGTCGGCTGCGTCCAGGATCACGAAGTCCTCGATGCCCGCCTCGCGCAGCTTGATACCAGCGCCCAGTCCCGAGAAGCCCGCGCCCACGATCACCACCTCGTGGTTCACTGCGGCGCTGGAGCTTGTCTTGGAAGTCATTGCGTCTCAGGCTCTCGCTCTCGCGTGCGCTTGGCAAGCGAGCTGAGCAGTCTCCATGCGCATCCTGGTGGTCGAAGACGACGCAAAGATTTCCGGCTTTCTCCAGCGCGGGTTGGGAGAGGAGGGCCACCGCGTGGAGGTCGCCCGCACCCTGTCTGCGGCCCGCGCCGAGGCGCGCTCGCTCGCCTACGACCTCATGCTGGTCGACCGCATGCTGCCGGACGGCGACGGGCTCACGCTGGTGCGCGACATGCGCCAGCACGGCGACGTGACCCCGGTCATCTGCCTGACCGCGCGCGACCAGACCGAGGACAAGGTGGAGGGGCTCTACGGCGGCGCCGACGACTACCTGGTCAAGCCCTTCGAGTTCGGGGAGCTCCTGGCGCGCATCGCCGCGGTGACGCGCCGGGTGCCCAGCGCGGGCACCCTGAACGTGGGTGACCTGAGCATCGACCTGCCCAGCCGGCGCGTTCACCGGGCGGGGCGAGAGCTGCACCTCACCGCGCAGGAGTACGCGCTGCTGCGCTATCTGGCCGAGCACGCCGGGGTGGTCCTCTCACGCACGCGCTTGCTCGAGGCGGTCTGGGACATGTCGCACGACCCACGCACCAACGTGGTGGACGTGTACATCAGCTACCTGCGCGCCAAGATCGACAAGGGCTTCGACCACAAGCTGCTGCAGACCGTGCGAGGTGTGGGCTACGTCTTGGACGACAAGCCCCGATGAGCACGTCCATCTCGAAGCAGATCGCGCTCGGGGGGACGGCCATCTTGGGCGCAACGCTCATCCTGGTGGGCGTGGCCACCGCCATGGTGCTGCACCGGCGTCAGACCAGCGCGCTCGACGAGGCGCTGCTCATCGCGGCGCACGGACGCGCGCACCCCGAGGTGGACGTCGAGGTCGAGGTCGAGCACAGTCGCGCGCCGATCGACGCTTGGATCGTGGTGCCGGGTGACGGCCGTGTCTCCGCGTCCCTGGCGCGGGCCGCGCTGCGCGGCGAGGCTCCGCTGCACGTCACCGTGGGCGACCAGCGCATGGTGCTGCTGCCCTTCGAGGTGGAGGGCGACGAGGACGAAGAGCGCGAGGAGCTGGCCGCGGCCGCTGCCCCGGTGGTCACCCTCGCACGCAGCGTGGGCCCCTTCGCGGGCGTCTATGCGCTCCTCGCGGCCATGGCGGCGCTGGTGGCCACGTTCGTCCAGCTCCAGGTGGTGCGGCGCGCGTTCGAGCCCGTCGACCGCGCTCGCGAGCGCGCCAGCCGCGTGACCGGGTTCGGGGTCGACCAGCGCCTCGACGAGGACGCGCCGGTCGAGATCCAGCCGCTGCTGGTGGCGCTCAACGGCCTGCTCGAGCGCCTCGACCGGTCGTATCGCGCGCAGACACGCTTCACCGCCGAGGCCGCTCACGAGCTGCGCACGCCCGTCACGGCCATGCTCGGGGAGCTGGACGTCACGCTGCGCAGCCCACGCTCGGCCGAGGCGTATCAGGAGGTGCTCACGTCCATGCGCGACGACGTGCTCCGCCTGCGCCAGCTGGTGGAGGGGCTGACGGCGCTCACGCGCGTGGACGCCAGTGACCTCGGGCGCAGCCACGAGCTGATGCGCGCGGGGGAGGTGGCGTCCAACGCGCTCGCTGCCGAGGCCGCGACCCTGCGCGCCGCGGGCAACACGGTCACCGTGCAGCTCGACGACGACCCCGAGATCGAAGCCAACCGCTCGCTGGTGGAGGCGGCGCTCGGCAACCTGCTGCGCAACGCGGCGCGCCACGCACCCGGGCGAGACGTGGTGCTGCAGGTGGCACGCCGCGGTGACTTCGCCGAGTTCACGGTGGACGACGCGGGCCCCGGGGTGGAGGAGTCCGAGCGCGAGGTGCTCTTCGACCGCTTCGTGCGCGGGGGACGGGCGCGTGAACTCGACCGCCAGGGCCTCGGCCTCGGCCTCTCCATCACGCGCGAGGTGGCTCGCCGCCACGGGGGGGACTGCGTGCTCGAGCGCTCACCGCTCGGGGGGCTGCGGGCGCGTCTCACGCTGCGGCTCCCGGCGCCGCTCAGCGACGTCTAAGGCCGCTCTAATCGTCCTCCAATCTCGGCGCCCCAAGCTAGGGGCGAACCAAGAGGAGGTTCCGATGAACAAGCACCTGGCTCTCGCATATGCATTCGCAGGACTGGCCGTGGCGGCCGCCCTGATCGCTTTCGTCACCACGTCCACCCTCACGCCTGATCCCGCGGAGGTCGCCACCGGCGTCGTAGAAGCTGCGGCGCCCGATCCCGGTACCCCCGCGGCGGCGCCATCCGAGGCGCCCGCGGCCACGGTGGCGGCGGCTCCCGCACCCGAGCCGGCGGTCGAGTACGTGTACGTCGACGAACCGGCGCGCGCGGGCGGTCGTCACGACGACGATGACGACGAGGACGACGAACACGAGAACGACGAGCACGAGGACGGCGACGACGACCGCGAAGAACGAGGTGGCCACCATGACGACGATGACTGAGCGCGAGATGCAGAAGCGGCTGGTCGACCTGTCGGTCATCACGCTCTCGGCGCTGGTGTTCGGCGGTGGCTATCTGCTGGCCTCGAGCGTGGACCGCGAGCGCGCGCGGCTCGCCCCGCCCGTGCAGGAAGAGACCGTCCAGCTCGCCACGGTCAGCCTCGACGTGGCTGACGTGCCGCCTGTGCCGGGGCTGCAGCCGGCCCCACCGCCCACGCGCCGCGTGGTGGTGGTGCGTCGCACGAGGGCGTCATGAAGCAGCACGCGTTTCTCGCCATGGGCACCGACTGGACCATCCTCGCCGACGGCTGCGGCCCAGAAGCGCTGGTGCAGGCTGAGCGCCTGGTGCGCGACGTGGAGGGGCGGCTCTCTCGCTTCTTGCCGGACTCTGCCGTCTCACGGCTCAACCGCGACCGCGAGGCGAGCGACCCCGTGCTCGCTGCGGTGCTGCACGAGGCCATGGGCTTCTTGCGCGACACTGGAGGGGCCTTCGACCCGCGCCTCGGAGCCCAGCTCGCGTCGCTCGGCTATGACCGCCCGTTCGCGGAGGTGAGGAGCCCTGCGGGGTCCCCGCGCCTCGACGAAGTCCAGGAGCTCCAGGTGATGATCGAAGGTGCCCACGTCTCGCTCGAAGGCAACGGCAGCGTGGACCTCGGCGGCATCGCGAAGGGCTGGACAGTGGACCGGGTGCTCGACGCGCTCGTCGCTGCGGGCGCGGGGGCCGTCCTCGTGGATGGCGGCGGCGACATCGCCGTGCGCGGCGCCGAGTGGCCCATCGGCGTGGATGACGACCTCAGCGTGCTGCTGCGCGATGGCGCCGTGGCCACGTCATCGACGCGCGGGCGGCGCTGGCAGTCGGCACAGGGTCAGCACGCGCACCACATCCTCTCGGCCCGTACCGGCCTCCCTGCAACGTCCCCGGTGGACACCGTCACGGTGGTCGCGCCCAACGCCACCACCGCCGACGCGCTCGCCACGGCGGCGTTGGTCGACCCGTCCGGTCAGCTGCCGCGCCTCACGGGGCCGGGCTTCCAAGCGGCCATGCGCGCGTCGAGCGGCGCCTGGTACACCACGCCCAACTGGAGCGAGGCGCCATGAAGAGCGCGTTTCCCACGTGGATTCAACGCTTCGCCCTTGCGGCCCTCGGAGCGGCCACCGTGCTGTCCATGGCCCCTTTGGTGGAGCGCTTCGCCGCGCCCGGCGTGCCCGTGATGTGGTGGGCAGACCGTGCCCTCGGCATGCTGGCGTACGTGTCCCTGTGGATGTCCACCCTGTTCGGTGTGATGGTGGGCAGCCGTGGGGCGGGCGGGCTGCTCGACCGTGCCACGGTGCTCCAGCTGCACAGCCGCTGGGCGCTGGTCGCGCTCAGCGCCACAGGACTCCACGTCCTCACCGTGGTGGCTGACCCCTACTCGGGCATCTCGCCGCTGGCCGTGTTCGTGCCCGGCGCGGCGGAGAAGCTGACCGTGCCGGTGACGCTCGGCACGTTCGCCCTCTATGGCCTGGTCAGCATCGGAGTCGCCACGTACCTCGCGGACCGTATCCCGAAGGCGGTCTGGCGCGCCATCCACGCCACCGCGTTCGGCACGTACCTGTTGGCCCTCGCTCACGGCGTCCTCGCCGGCAGCGAGACGCAGGTGCTGGCGGTGCGTGCGCTCTACGTCGGCACCGCCGCCGTGCTCTTGGCCGCCGTCTTGCAGCGCGTGTTGCTCAGCCTCGCACCCTCCACCTCGAAAATCGGACCTGCATCATGAAACGCATCCTCGTCTGGGACCTCCCCACTCGGCTCTTCCATTGGCTGCTGGCGGGCTCCTTCATCGCGGCGTTCACCATCGCCAACGTGATGGACGACGACAGCCCCACCTTCGCAGTCCACATGCTGCTCGGCGCGGTCATGGGCCTCATGGTCGTGCTGCGCGTGGTCTGGGGCTTCGTCGGCTCCCGCTATGCGCGCTTCGGCTCCTTCGCCTTTGGTCCGAGTGACGTGCTCGCCTACCTGAAGGGCACCGTGAGCGGCGAGGGCAAGCGCTACATCGGCCACAACCCGGGCTCGAGTGTGGCCATCTGGGCCATGCTGGGGCTGACGCTCGGGCTGGGCGTGAGTGGCGCCCTGATGTCCACCAACGAGGCGCTCGAAGAGGTCCACGAGGTGCTCTCCTATGCGCTGCTGGCGGTCGTGGTCACCCACGTGGCAGGCGTCATCTGGCACACCCTGCGGCACCGCGAGAACATCACCGCCAGCATGGTGAGTGGCTACAAGGACGGTGAACCCGAGGGCGCGATTCCGTCTGTGCACCCTGCGGCTGCCGCCGTCTTCTTGGTGCTGACCGCCGCCTGGGCGGGGCTGTTGGTGCAGGGCTACGATGGCGCGACGCGAACCGTCACTCTTCCGTTGGTGGGCACCACGCTGCAGCTGGGCGAAGGCCCCGAGGGCGGAGGCGGCGACACAGGCGAGCCGGGTGCCACTCGCGCCGAGGAAGCGGTGGAAGAAGAGGAAGAGGAGGACGACGACGACTGAGCCCGCGGCGTCCGGGGCGTCCGTTGACACCGGTCACGCGCACGCGAGAGCATCCCCATCATGAAGACCGTGGGTGGTTCGAGGTGGGTGTGGACTTGGGTTGGCACTGGCTTGGTCACGATGGCGCTCGCGGGCTGCGGCGAGGCGGCCGCTCCTGCGGTGGACGCCGGCTGGACGTGCACCACGGCTACGCAGTGCGAGGACGGGGTCTTCTGCAACGGCGTGGCCACCTGTGCGCCGTCCGATCCCAACGCGGACGAGAACGGCTGCTTGGCCGCCGAACCGCGGTGCGCGCTAGCCCAGTGCGATGAAGCGGGCCGACGCTGCCTCGAATTCTGTGGGTCGGTGGCCGACGTGGACGGCGACGGTCACGTGTCCGTAGCCTGCGGAGGCGCCGATTGCGACGACACCAACGCCGAGCGCTTCCCCGGAAACCCCGAGCGCTGTGACGGGCTCGGTCGACGAAGACCGGCCGCTGACGCTCGGCTGCGATGTGGACGGACTGGCGCTGTGTGGCGTTCGCGTGCTGCAACCGACAGTCCGACGGGGGCCTCGCTTGCGGTCAGGACTGCAATGATGGCAGCGACGAGGTGAAGCCCGGCGCGCCGGGATCTGGCTTCGTGGACGGCTTGACTGCGATGGTGTCGTGGACGACGCTCGGCGCGGTGGCGACGTCGCACCCTACCAGGCGGGGCCTCTTCGGCTTCGACGCCGGTGTGGGGATGAGCGCCTGCGCGCAGCCGAGCACTCCGCCCACGGTCTGTGGAGGCCGGCCCGGCGCGGCGTGGTCCGACCGCTCCACCGACTGCGACGACAGCACGGCCTCGGTGAACCCCAACCGCACCGAGCTGTGCGCCGGCGGCGACGACGACGACTGCGATGGGGACCTGCACCCCAACGAAGACGCCGATGGCGATGGCTGGATCAACGCGTCCTGCGGAGGCACCGACTGCGACGACGATGACATCGCGACGTTCTTGGGAGCCCCCGAGCTGTGCGACGGACGCGACAACAACTGCGACGGAGGCGCGTTCGAGGAGGATCTCGATGGTGACGGCGAGCTCGGGGTGGGCGCGGGCTGCGTGGGCGGACCACGCGCTGCGTTCCCGCGCACGGACTGCGACGACAGCAACGACTTGGTCGCCCTGGGAGCTCCTGAACTCTGCGATGGAATCGACAACGACTGCGACGAGGACGTGGATCAGGTCCCTGACGCGAGCGCGGCCTGTCCGGGTGACGCCTACGCCTGCGTGGCGGGCGAGTGCCTGCAGTGCGCGACCTGCGACCTGACGGGCCCCAACCGCACCTACTGGTATCTGCTCTCCGAGCTGGGGGCCACGCGCTTCGACGGCTTGGACCTCGACGACGGGCCGGCCTCCACCGGCTGCTCCACGGACCTCACGGCACCGGATGGACGCACGCAGGTGGACAACATCATCGGCGGCGTCATCGACCTCGGCGCCAACGCGTTCGGCATCACCGTCAACGAGGACCTCACCGACGAGATCCTCGCGTCCGACATCGTGCGTGTGCTCGAGGTGCGCGGCGTCGACGGCTGCAACGACCCCGAGGTGGAGGTGCAGCTCTGGCAAGGCCGCGTGCCACCGCGAAGACGCGCGCACCCTGGCTGTACAGCGAGGGAGAACCTCCTGGACCCCGACACGTCGCCCGCTTCCAAGTACCTCGCGACCAGCGAGCTGAAGACCGCCAAAGCCTGGGCCAGGCGAAGGTTTCTCCTGCGTCACCTTCTGGGAGCACACCAGCAAGCTCTGCCGCGGGTCGCTTCCCGGCGCTTCCGGGGCTGGAGTGAGAATTGGGGTCTTGATCGGGTGACCCAGAGGGGGCGACGCTCGGCGCGTGAACGACGTCGAACTCTATCAGGCGGTGCTTGGCATCCAGGCGCCACGGAAGGTGACGAAGGTGGAACTGGCGCTGACGGACGGTCGCGTGGACGCGTGGGTGGAGCACCCGCGCGGGACAGAAGTTCGCGTGCCCCGACTAGCCAGACGATGGCCCCATCCACGACCCACGCCGGCGCGAACGTGGCGCCATCTGGACACGTGCCAGTACCGGACGCCCGCTTGCACGCGGGGGCCGCCACGCGTCCGCTGCGAGGAGCACGGCGTTCGGCAGGTGGTCCTCCCATGGGGGAGGCCAAGTCGCAGTTCACGCTGCTCTTCGAGCGGTTCGCGATCGACTGTTGAAGGCGACCGACATCGCGAAGGCCGCCGCCATCCTGCGCATCCGGGACGAGGCCATGGGCGACTATCAAGCGACGGGCGGTGGCGCGCGGCCAGGCCCGCCGAGCTGTCACCCCGTCCGCGCCCACGCGCGTGGGCGTCGACGAGAAGTCTCCCGGCAGGGGCAGAGTACTTCACGATCAGGCAACCCCGACACCAAGACGGTGGAGTGGATTGGCGATGGGAAAGCAACGGCCCACCTCGACGAGTACTGAAGGGCACCTCCAAGCGACCCGAGGCAATCGAGTGCGTCGCCACGGACACGTGGAAGGCCCGGCCCATGAGCTCGACGCTGCGCAGCGTCCCCCCGACGGAATGCGCAAGATCGTTCTCGACCGCCACCACGTCACGCACTGCGCCACCGCGGCGGTGGACCAGGTCCGCGCAACGAGCATGCAAGCCTCACCCGGCAGGGAGAGACGCCGCCACCGCGAAGACGCGCTACCTCCGGCTGTACAGCGAGGAGAACCCCCCCGACCGACACGTCGCCCGCTTCGAAGACCCCAAGACCAGCGAGCCGAAGACCGCCAAAGCCTGGGTCTTACTGAAGAGCCTCTACGCGTCACCCTCTGGGAGCACGCCAGCAAGCCTGGCCGCGGGTCGCTCCTCAGCTCCCCATTCGCCCGCTCAAGGCCATGAAGCTCCCGCCGCTCCAACAAGCTCCGCAAGCACCCCTGCGGACCATCGCGCGAACATCCTCACGCTGCATCGACCACCGCGTGACCAGCGCCGCCTGGCGAGGGCATCAACCCGTCATCCAGGAACTCAGCATCGCAGCCGCGCGTCGCGCAACCGCGAGAACTTCAAGACCGCGATCCTCTTCCAACTCGACAGACTGACCTCCATCCCGCTCTACCCCTCAGCCGTGACCGACCCGAACCCCCGGTAGCCCCGCTTAGCCTCAGCCTCATTCGCTCGCTCAAGGCCATGGAGCCCCGCCGCTCAACAAGTTTTCTCGTCAAGCACCCTGGCAGACCATCGCGCGAACATCCACGCGTGCATCGACCACCCCCCCGCGGGGTGACCAGCGTTCCCGCCTGGCGAGGGCATCAACCCGTTCATCCAGGTGCTCAAGCGCAGGACGCGGCGCCGGAAGCGAGAACCGCGAGAACGCGACCCTTCCAACCCGGTGGACTCGACCTCCATCCCGCCGCTCCCCCTCATCTGACGCCACGAACCCCGGAAGTGCCACCAAAGTCCATTGATTCCAAATCCATGCGATACCCTCGAGATGATGTGTGAAGTTCCCGGCGGCGAGTATGCCATGTGAGTTGCGGTGGGGGGTAGGGTCCGTGCAATCA comes from Sandaracinaceae bacterium and encodes:
- a CDS encoding putative metal-binding motif-containing protein, coding for MWTDWRCVAFACCNRQSDGGLACGQDCNDGSDEVKPGAPGSGFVDGLTAMVSWTTLGAVATSHPTRRGLFGFDAGVGMSACAQPSTPPTVCGGRPGAAWSDRSTDCDDSTASVNPNRTELCAGGDDDDCDGDLHPNEDADGDGWINASCGGTDCDDDDIATFLGAPELCDGRDNNCDGGAFEEDLDGDGELGVGAGCVGGPRAAFPRTDCDDSNDLVALGAPELCDGIDNDCDEDVDQVPDASAACPGDAYACVAGECLQCATCDLTGPNRTYWYLLSELGATRFDGLDLDDGPASTGCSTDLTAPDGRTQVDNIIGGVIDLGANAFGITVNEDLTDEILASDIVRVLEVRGVDGCNDPEVEVQLWQGRVPPRRRAHPGCTARENLLDPDTSPASKYLATSELKTAKAWARRRFLLRHLLGAHQQALPRVASRRFRGWSENWGLDRVTQRGRRSARERRRTLSGGAWHPGATEGDEGGTGADGRSRGRVGGAPARDRSSRAPTSQTMAPSTTHAGANVAPSGHVPVPDARLHAGAATRPLRGARRSAGGPPMGEAKSQFTLLFERFAIDC
- a CDS encoding NAD(P)/FAD-dependent oxidoreductase → MTSKTSSSAAVNHEVVIVGAGFSGLGAGIKLREAGIEDFVILDAADGVGGVWRHNTYPGVAVDIPSTTYSYSFEPNPDWSRAFAPGRELRAYAEHCADKYDLRRHLRLHTYVEQAVFDERLDVWRVHTSEGVITTRFLVGAVGPLDKPHIPDIEGVARFAGQVIHTARWNHDADLRGKRIAVIGTGASALQLIPEIAGGAQQLDVYQRTAIWVMPKVDFAIAREVQALFEAAPPTQQLMRVVTSAATEVIMVLGVVQHTKFPFLVRAMERVCLEHLQRQVKDPEVRRKLTPRYSFGCKRPSFSNRYLSTFNRPNTELITEPIARITEHAIITADGRERPIDTLILATGFKVLELGAMPAFPVVGLSGVELGAYWDQQRYQNYEGISVPQAPNFWLMNGPYSVTGASWFSIIEANVRHIVRCIRETQRRSATRVVVKQAPHDAYTEDMRRRMESTIFTQPGCAASNSYYFDKHGDSPFVRPHTGLRLWWQSGHFDLEDYAYSGPRHSARSLAAAERG
- a CDS encoding response regulator transcription factor, encoding MRILVVEDDAKISGFLQRGLGEEGHRVEVARTLSAARAEARSLAYDLMLVDRMLPDGDGLTLVRDMRQHGDVTPVICLTARDQTEDKVEGLYGGADDYLVKPFEFGELLARIAAVTRRVPSAGTLNVGDLSIDLPSRRVHRAGRELHLTAQEYALLRYLAEHAGVVLSRTRLLEAVWDMSHDPRTNVVDVYISYLRAKIDKGFDHKLLQTVRGVGYVLDDKPR
- a CDS encoding cytochrome b/b6 domain-containing protein, yielding MKRILVWDLPTRLFHWLLAGSFIAAFTIANVMDDDSPTFAVHMLLGAVMGLMVVLRVVWGFVGSRYARFGSFAFGPSDVLAYLKGTVSGEGKRYIGHNPGSSVAIWAMLGLTLGLGVSGALMSTNEALEEVHEVLSYALLAVVVTHVAGVIWHTLRHRENITASMVSGYKDGEPEGAIPSVHPAAAAVFLVLTAAWAGLLVQGYDGATRTVTLPLVGTTLQLGEGPEGGGGDTGEPGATRAEEAVEEEEEEDDDD
- a CDS encoding FAD:protein FMN transferase, with the translated sequence MKQHAFLAMGTDWTILADGCGPEALVQAERLVRDVEGRLSRFLPDSAVSRLNRDREASDPVLAAVLHEAMGFLRDTGGAFDPRLGAQLASLGYDRPFAEVRSPAGSPRLDEVQELQVMIEGAHVSLEGNGSVDLGGIAKGWTVDRVLDALVAAGAGAVLVDGGGDIAVRGAEWPIGVDDDLSVLLRDGAVATSSTRGRRWQSAQGQHAHHILSARTGLPATSPVDTVTVVAPNATTADALATAALVDPSGQLPRLTGPGFQAAMRASSGAWYTTPNWSEAP